A stretch of DNA from Cygnus atratus isolate AKBS03 ecotype Queensland, Australia chromosome 9, CAtr_DNAZoo_HiC_assembly, whole genome shotgun sequence:
tttaaagctttttgaaacaaaagaacCCCTCAATTCATGACAAGAGTTACAGCCTGGCCCTTAATCATGGCAGGTGATAAGTGGCCACTGGCATTCTTGTTGCCTTCATGGTATCCAAGTGTGTTTtttgcagggagaaaaggagaactTGTACAGATAAGACACATCATTCCCACTGTTCCCGTGAGTTGGCCACAGTAGACCCTGTGGTAGAAACGGAGAGGGTGTACGCCTCACATCATGAGCTCATCTGTCTGGAGTCCTCCTATTGCTAGCATAGCAGTTGGCCAGCCGCTATTTCTGAGCACAGTCAGGTTCAACGTCCCACTTAGATTGTCGTTACTGATGTTAACACTCACTGTGTTTGAttctgtggtgcagagcagagcttgtGACCCTGGCAAGGCGAGGCTGTGGTGGTGGTAAACCTCCCATGCGACCTCTCCTTCCCAGAGTGCTTGATGTGATTCATACCACAAGTTTCCTATTACAAaccctgcctggctgcagcactgtaATGGGTAGCTTCTCTCCTGTTCCCTTTGCCGTGTCCAAGAGTAATCTCAGTGCGGTCCTCTTAGTTCCTAAACTAGAAGAATCTCCCACTGTCCGGAATTACTGCCTTGGTACTCATTGTGCACCTGACAGGGACTgaatgagagagagaactgCATCTACATTATATTATAACTAAAGAACTTTTAAACCCAGTTAAATAAGGATCTAAAACTAGAGAGCGTGTGCTGAAGGGAAAATTGCCAGGAGCAATGCAATACCTATTGCACAGTGTATAAGTCTGGCTAGATCTTCCAGCATTGTTTCTGAGGTTGCATGGATTTACAGTTGTTGATATGTGCTAGGTCAGATAAAAATCTTCTTCATCTGTTATATAGCCTAATAACTGTGACATTGTTAATTAACCTTTGTAGCCTGGCGTTTATGACCTTGCTTCTTATCAGGTCTTGTGGAGGTGGAAGAAGGGGAGGTGAATGGACAAGAGCTGTCTATAGCTTCTCACTCCATAGCCAGGATCTCCTTTGCCAAGAAGCCCCATGTAGAGCAGGTGAGTTCACACTTGGTTAGCCATTCAAATAATATTGCTAGCCCCAGAGGGTGTCTAGTCGAGAGAACAGGCCGATTAATGCTTTAATTACAGATTACCCTCAGGTCTTCTTGGAAATACTGCACAGCATCcttgcttattttctgtgtaacaGTTTTCAGAAGCTGCTTCACAGATTACAAGACAAGAAGGAATCATTAAGATAAGAACTCCCATGCTGAGTCAGACCAGCCTACCCAGAATCCTGTCTCCAGCAAGGGCAGTAGCAGGTCCTTAGGGAAGAGAATAGGAAAGTCTTGTCTAAATAGTAGCACCGAGTCCACTGGGAAGGGCCTACTCTGCAGGTGTAgatcccagccctgctgccctgcaagaTCCTTCAGTCACAGGTCTTTTCCAGGTCTGCCTTCCACACCTATGAGACAGACCATTCTGGCTATTCCATTAGTCATCAGAGATTTCCTCCTttgctgtttggtttttgttcagGAGATCAGAACCATATGCTACTGGTAATGGGTCAAAATGGGCCCTTCAGAAACCGTCAGCTAGGGTCACACATTGTGAAATAAATTCTTGTTAAAGATGAGTacattttgtattcttttatttgtcttttcctgCTTCAGGAAGCAGCCCTGATGCAGCACACAGgctgagctgtggctgcagccagaGTTAGCTGAGGATGGGTTGATGAGGACGAGGTGTTCTGAAGTGAGCAGGAGCGCCAGTTGTGTGCTTGGCAGGCACTGGCTGCTGAAACGGAAGGGGATGTGTTAGATACTGGCATTAGGCGCACGCTGCGTGTGTAGGAACAGATGTATTAATGGGGTTGGATGCTGTCTTAGAGCATGCAGACTGGCAACAGCTTCTGGAAGAGCCCTGGAGTGACCTGCACtggaaataaacacatttgcaaaaaactctttttctttctatgtctTCAAGACAAGCTGAAAGTCTAGAGCAGCAGGAAATCTGGTGTCTTCCTGCTAGCCTGGGTTAGCACACCCTCATTGTCTGTTATCCCCATCCTCTGACACAAGTTTATCTTGCTGCTTCCAACACTCGTACCCAGTTTGGTAAACTACCTCAAACCAAATCTTCCTGGTGTGTGGCGATATGCTGAGGTCACTTTGCAGCAAGCTCTGAGTCTCTGGAGATGTGTGAGAGAGCTGTTTGAGGAAGATCTAGAAAATGGGATACTCTCTATTTTTCCAAGTCAAATACTAAATCAGCCAAAGctatctttaaaacaaaacaaaacaaaaaaattcttctggaaaatcaactcaattttatttctgaaagaaatgggaGGATTCCGTTGTCCTTGGGCTAAGTTACTGCAGTAAAATGGAGGCATTTtgtgaaaaacagcaggaatGAATTCCGCTTTTGATTCAACTTTCAACACAGTCTTAAAGAGAAGCGCAGAGTCCTCTTTCAGCACCGATGGATGAACCACTCCAATGTTAATGTGAATGCGGCTCTTTGAAAAAGGCAATTGCTTTTTTAGCTGTTGTTTAAGGTGAAAGGGAACTGGTAGGAATACTGATGTGTGTACACTTAAGCATATCCACTTGGCAGAAGCCTTATGGGGAGGCAGCTATTGTTTTGAAAGTGCTTTGTGAATCCGTGGGATGCTTTTTGACTATACTGTGCTCCTAAcagtctctgctttcttctcgCTTGTAATGCATTGCATTTTAGAAATTTCTAAATCAGTCTCATTTAAGTAACTGCCAGTTAATCATGCATGCAGGTTATCCTGCTGTCCCCAAgactttgtttctgttcatCCCCAGGACTGTGTTCAGCATGGGAAGCACCAAGTGGAACTAGGCACTGTAAACTCATCTTTTGGATGATGTGCAGCAAATCTACGCCAAAATCACTTGAAAGGCCAAATCACTGTGTATGGGGGCCATGCCAGGCTGCCCTCTTAGAGCAGCTGTCACTCGGGGAGCTGCCGTGTCCTTTACATCATCTGTATTGTTATAGTGTCCTTCTGCAGAGTCGGGCAGCTGGAGCCACACACTGGAGTGTTATTTTGAAGCAAGAGCTGAGGTTTAAATATAGTGGTTCCACTTCTCTCCTTTATTTCATAGACACCTAAGAGCAGGCTTACAACATGTGCTATTCCCAGGCCTGAACGGTTTGGAAGCTGATGAAACCTGGGTTCCAGCATCTACTTGCACAGGTCATAAGTTTTCTAGCTCCACAGGGTAACCACAGGTTGTCCCTTTGGAGGTTCAGTGCAGTACAAGCAGACTCGCAGCCTGTCAGGTGGAAGGATGAGGAAGACGTTGCCAGCCAAGCCCTCTCAGATGGACAGCACTGCTTCCTGGGCTGACCCGAGGTCAGAAGGCTCCAGTCCAGCCTCACCATACACCATGAACAAAGCTGTTCTCTGTTGCAGTTAAATGCCTTGCAGAGAGCCTGTGTGGTTTTTGGAGGCTGCCTTGAAAATGTCAACCAGGACAGGGCATCTCCCTGGGCCTCCAGCCGGGTGCCCGTCTCCCGACAGACAGGTGTTGGCCTGTCTGTACCGAGGGAACAGTAGCGGTAGTGCCAAGacctttcctctcccagcacaGTGGCACCAGCCATGGCACCACTTTGCTAATTAATTTGCAGCCACAGCAGTTAATTTTAGCAGAAGTTAATCTGTTTAATGCAGAGTCTTCCTGTTTGTTGACCCCACAAAACATCCTCACTGAAACCCATCATCACTCAAGTAGAAAACTTGAAGTGGGGAATATAACGTCAAAGCCACACACAAACCTGCTGTTTGAATGATTTCCTTCCTcaattaaaaatgcttaaatttaaGCAAAGACaacaggtgattttttttccttcctaccaACACACTGTAGAGCTTGAACTCATCACAAGTGAAATCTGGTGTGTTACAGACTCCAGTAGGTTTATTTCCAATAATGTATGGCCGTGTCTTTGCTCCGTGTGAATCCCTCATTCTCCAGCAGGGATGAACTGTTACCTTACATGCAGTGATAGTGCTGCTCGTGTAAGGCTCGCTCTCCCTCTCCAGTCAAGACCTAACACCCAAGGGTATGGACGTTCAGATAATCTCCCTGCTCCAAGTAATCCGCCTGTACCAACAGGCACAGTTCTGTGCTGCATGGTGTGCCACCAGTATGGCAATACCCCAAGGAAGACGCAGCGTTTCCTGCCAAAAGCCCAATGACAGCAACTTGTCAGCAGGCACGAGGGGCTTTGAAAGGACAGCTAATTACAAGCACGTTGGACGCCCACAGTTATTTGCTCCTTTTTGAAATGACGGTTGTGTTTGCTCATTTTCCATGCTCTAAAAAGGCATGTAGTCAGCCCTGCTTACGGGCAGCACGCTGCCTGCTTGTGTTGCTCTGGGGATGATGTTCTTGGGGGTTAGACCTGATATTTTGGAAAGGGCCGCCCCCTCTAGGAGAAAAAGCTACTCATCATTTTCTTGTATGGTTGCAGTGAGTGTAGCCTTTCATCCGCGGTACATTGACAGCAAAACTTAAGCGTAGCAAAAGAAAGGCATAAAGCACAGTTAAGGATTTTTACCCTTAGATGCCGTTTGcttgattttattattgtttttccttatctCCTTTTCAGATTACCAGAAAATTCAGGCTCAATTCTGATGGGAAGCTAGAGCAAACCGTCTCCATGGCAACCACTACGCAGCCCATGACCCAACACCTTCACATCACCTACAAAAAGGTGACGCCGTGATGCCCAGAGGGCCAGGGGTCTCCGTGCCGAGGGCGAGGAGCTGGACCTCGTGCCCCGAGAGCAGCGGCAGCTCAGGAACGCAGGACAGCAGACCCCAGAGCTGGGCGCCTGCGCTCACCCCCAGGTGATGCGGAGCTGCCCGTGCTGTTGAGAATGTTCCTCGGATGTTCCTGTAAtggtatataaaaaaaataataataataaaaagcttttatttttatggctgTGTCTTTGGGTGTGATTGCTGAGTGATCTGCGCGTCCCTCTGCTCTGGCAGTGGCTCCAGAGGGCTTTTTTAACGCGTGTTAGTGTGCTGTGGGGGTAGAAGGGGTTGCTGATTCAGCCTTCTGGTCCTTCATCTGTAATCTGCATGGTGACGCAGACGTGGCAGGATCAGGAATGGGTTTGCATCACGGGGGCTGGCTGTGAGaactccagctcctgcctgaTGAAATTCAGCGAGGGAGCACCTCTTGTGGtgggacagagctgctgcaggacctgCTCCTGATGGTGCCGCTCAAGTGACTTGAAAAGGTGTTGGCCTATGCTGTGCTTGCATGGGATGGGGCAGTTGTGGAGGCAAGGACCAGACCTTCTCTGGCTCCAGTGCAGAGTATCACAAGAGTATGGCTTAAGATCTTGAGTCAATGAGCAGCAAGAGAAACGTTAAGTAGTGGGGATTGATCTCAGCAGTTCTTTTTTGAGCTTGTTATTCATGATTCAGCGTTTGACCATCATAAAATGTTATCGGGTCCCTTAGCAGTGAGGGAGACTGAGATCTAGAAGCTGCTTCTGGTCTCCAGCAGAGACGAGACAAGGGTTTTCCCAGAGCTAACAGCGCGAGAGGTATCTGCAGGGACGGGGAATGATGGGGTGGGCGTTGAGCTGTGAGAGGTCTGGGTGCCACTGGGAAGGTTGGGCTGGGAGTCACGGGGTCCCAAGGGACTcggtgccagcagctgcaggaggttGGGCTCGGGGGTTTTGCCTTCAGGTGTCAAAGGGAGCTTGAGATGTCACGTTCAAAACTTTCCTTACAGCGTGTTTGAattatataaacagaaaaatctgtgatttaGAACATTAATGCTGCTTTGagaatgttacagaaaaaatgtggtGGGGGAGTTTTGTGTGTTCAGACAGCACTTCCTGAACCATCCAGGGTCAAAGATTTGGCCAAAGGGTGCGTGTTTGTAGGCGTCCAGGTGGCCACCAGGGTGGGCACCGTGGACATGGGCATGTGTGGCACAGGGCCGGCGGCAGCGGTCCCCTCGGAGCCGCAGTCCCCAGGGCATCAGCGTGCCCCAGTGGGGAGCATGAGGCGGGCCCTGTAATGGATCCTCACCGGGCAGTTACCATCTGAAGGCTTTGATCTCCTCCTTCTTGATTTTATTCCAACCCCTCGATTGAATTTCCCTCGTGTAACTGAGCTCTGCTGATACATTCTGGCCATATATAATGGATGGAGGTTGAGTGAGGAAATGCAAACACTGCTGAATATCAGTAACAGAAGTGCGGGCGGTGCGGCGGGCCCCACTGCCCAGGCCTCCTCCCTGCTGGTGCCAGCCCTTGGTATGGGCTTTATTAGCACGGGCTTTATTTAGTGTTACTAAATACTCCCCCAATCCCCCAAAACGTCCCTTTGCAGTGGCAGGAACGGAGCCGAGCACCAAATCTGCCACTAGCAGAGCGATGGGGCCATGCCCGCAGCCATGGGTGTTGCTGTGCGCACACAGGAGTGTGTACGGCCTCTTGCTGATCCAGAGGCGCTCCTGGGATGTGGCAGGACTGGGCCCGGCACTGCCACCTGATGCCCCCATCAAATATTAACGCGCCGTGGGCTGTGCTCtgcccggccccagcactgcagaCACGGCAGAGCAGCGCCccgctgcctctcctcctgccgcgggctgcggggctcggggggcaCCCACAGCCACAGCTGGACCTTATCTGGGGCTGGATCACCCCTGCTTGACCCGGAGCTGCCACCGAGCAGTGCGGCGGCTTACAGCAGGACGGTAACTGCCAGTTTCtggatttcttccttctccacgTCGTCCCGTTCCTCCCAAAGCCCGTTATTGAAGCGAGCGAGGCCGCCGTATCAGCCACATCTTTGGCTCTTGCAAAGGCACCCGCAACGGGGGAGGCGGGTCAGCAGCTGATGCCGGTTGACACATTTGCTTCACTAATGAGGCTCCTTCTTTTCAAGGGCTTTAAGATAACACCTGGGGGCTGCGAGCAAGCAGCAGTGGGATCCGGTTGCTCAGTTTTTGCCTGGCACAAGGTGCGGGCAGCACCAAGTGCCCAGCTCCATGCCTCCTGGGGCCCACTGGTGTCAGCTCCCCACTGCCACCCTGCaactgccagcagcaggtgagAAACACCCCTCTCTGCCTGGGGGTGCCCCTGTCACCCCAGGACAAACCCCCCCCTGGCTGAGCCCCGTCTCCTGTGTGCAGCCCTGTGAGCAGCACCCACAGCGGgcaccctgcagcagcaagcCCCAAGGTAAGCGTGCAGCTGGCGAGTTGTGTGAATCCACATGCGGTGGGCTCTCCAATCTCTTTTGGAGGTGCTGGATTGGTCCAGCAGAGCGTTTCTCCCCTGGGAGAAGGGACAGATGGGCAGGGGTGCCAGGGGAAGGGCCAGCAGTGGCAGGGGTGGTCCCAAGGGGCTGTAGGCACAGGGGTCCCCTGTGACATGGGCATCGCCTGTGTCCCCCAGGAAGAAGGGGGGGACCTGGGTCTCTGCAGCTCCTTActcttcatttaaaaggaaaaaaatgtcaggtttGTCGTGGGAGGGCCTTCCCCACAAGAGTGTTcacgggggtgggggggggcaggggaatTGCCTGCCCGCTGCCAGGCTTGGGCTCTGCTTGCAGGAGCATTGCCTTTGGTTTGGGATGACCTGGTTTTGCAGCTGGAGATACTGGAGATACATTTTAtctggggggggaaaaaaaaaaaaaaaaaaaggagtaaaaggGGAACATGAAAAAGTCAGAACAGTTTGCTTTGGTCCTTATGATGAGTGAGCGGTTTAAGCCCCtccaaattcaaacaaaatgcttcatttcCACCCCACCCAGAGCCTTAACACCCTGGGGCAGCCGCTTTCCCTGCATTTTGACTTAACTTGGCAAGCAGAGAAATGCCACCCGCTGGCACTCACCCAAGCAGGTCAGGAAAGTGTCTGTGGTGGCCGGGGCCGCGCTGGCTCGGCGGGGTGGGAATGCGGCCAGGAGAAGCCTCCCCTGCCCCGGACGGAGGCAGGGTGCCTGCCGAGTGTGGTGGGTTGGCCTCACCCACCACATGCCTTGGCTGTGCCCAGGGGTCAGGCTGGGTTGCAAACCGTGCCCTGGACGTGTGAAAATGCAGGTCTGCCCGTGGGGAAAGGCTGTGTTTGTCTAGGAAGAGCCCTCACGAGTCTGCTCTGCCAGGGGTGATGTGCTGGGCATCATCTCCGGGACCGCTATCCAGCGATCACCCGGTGGTGGTGGGGGACACAGAGGCACTGCAACTCCCCTGGGAAAATCTCCCCTTCTCTGCACTCCTCCAGGTTCACCAGCGAATGAATCCTCCCGCTGGTTGCCCTCTCCAGGACAAGGGGCTCTCCCCACAGCACCACCCTCCACCAGCACATCCTGGCTTGGCCTGTGGCCTGGGGTCAGAGCCAGGGTCCCCAGGctggggcagtgctgcagcagcagctgagggagctgctggTCCCCCACGCTGCCAGGCCACAAGCGAGCGCATAAACTGCAAGGAGCCAAGGGCTGCACCACCAGATGTTTTCACGGCTTTTCCCAGTTCTCCTCATCTACCCACAAGCATTTTTCcctagaaagaagaaatgtctgTAAATGCTTCCCTACCCTCACGCTCCTGCCAGGCAGGGGATGGGTTCTACTGaccctccccctgcctccccagcagagcagggatgtGAAGCccatcctgctctgctcccactcCCCCAAAGCGGCCCCGTGCCTCTCTTCCCGGCAGTGACCCGGCCCCGAGGGGGATGCAGCCCAGCAGGTCACcgctgctggagctgaagcTCCGCAAACCCATGCAGCGGGCCAGGATCCCGGCGCCCTTCATTAATCCGGTATGTCACCACCTCCATCTGCCACCCGCTGCttgcatttctgctctttccctCGGCTCAGAGCCTGCAGAGACCACCCCATCCCCTGGCAGGACCCCCCCAGCGCTGCCGTGCCAGACCCCATGGATGTGGACACCCTGGTGCCCACGCACGACGAGCGGGGCCGCACCATCCCCGAGTGGAAGCGGCAGGTGATGGTGCGCCGGCTGCGCGCCCGGCTGGCCGATGAGGCGGAGGTGTGCGACCAGGTACAGCCGGGCTGGGGGTGGGATGCGGCAGGGCCCCGCCAGCACCGCCATCTGACGGGCCTTCTGCCACAGGAGCCAGGTGCCTGGCGCTTCTCACCATCCCACGAGGCGGTGCTGGGCCCCTTCGGGGAGCTGCTGACAGAGGgggacctgcagcagctggagtggGCAGTGGAGAGCCTGAGGCTGCGGCGGCGCGGCGAGGCCTACCAAGGCGAGCTGCAGCGCCTGGCACAGGAGTTGCGcgccctcctgccctccccattGCTCAGCATCACCGTCCACAGCCCCCCGCctgccccggggcagcccctgcccctctgGTGCGGCCGTCTGGCTGGCGTGGTGGGCAGCCTGGCTACGCTGCTGGCCAACGCTGAGGGGGCCCGTGCCACCCCCGTGCCCACCCCACTgcctgccccgctgcccggAGCCTCCCGGACACCGGCAGGCAGCCTGGCACAGCGGGAGATCCGGCAGTGTGGGGTGAGCGTCCGCAGCCTGCGCGGTGCCTTCGAGCACCCCGGTGGCAACGGTGGGGAGAGTGAGCCCGGGGCGGTGGAAGCCGCCAGCGACTCGGGGATCAGCTGCGAGGAAGCGCTCTCGGATGGCAGCGGGTCGCCGGTGCCGGAGTCATCCGGCCTGCGCAAGGAGCGCATCGTGCTGCTCTTCCTGAGCCACTGGAAGCGCTCGGCTGGCAGCCCCAACCCGTGGGCCACAGCCTGCCGGGCGCTGCAAGCCCAGCGGGACGCGGTGGGTGCTCCCAGGGCTAAGGAGGGGCTGAGCAGGGTGAGCCGCCTGTCGCGGCAGAGGAGCGCcatccagcagctcctgggcagcTGGAGGGATGCGGCTGCCCGTCCACCGCCGCCACCACCTCCCACCGGCAGCCCCCGCACCACCCTGTCCCCCGAGCAGTTCGTGCGGCAGGCTGACGGGGCACCGGCCGACTATGACAGCCTCACCCTAGACCTCTTCATGCTGGGCTACTTCCGCATCTTGGAGCAGGACCTGGCCCCTGAGGAGCGCCGGGGCCGGCACCTCCTCTGCTTTGAGGTGTTTGACCACCTGGGCCGGCATGGCTGGGAGGCCGCGCGCGCCTTCCACCGCGCCGTCACCGATGAAATCACTGCTGGCCGGCGCAGCTGGAAGGACAGCTTCGAGGACATCAAGGCAAGGTACTTCGGCACCACCAAGGGCTCAGCCTGGCTGCCAGGGATGGCCAGGGggagccccccgcagcccggtGCCCGCAGGCCAGCCACAGGCCGCTCCAGCAATGAAGAGATCTGCAGGTGCATCGACCGCAGCTTCGCCTtctggaaggagaaggaggcagAGATCTTCAGCTTTGAGGAGTGACACCTCCCACCACCCTGTTCCCCCCAGCAATGCCTGTCTGCCTTCCCTGCTTTGCGAAGGGCTTTTGTCCTGTGGAGgcttaaataaaagcagttcaGTTTTGTCTTGAAACAAGCACTGTGGACAGAAGGGCTTTCTGAAGGAGCTCAAGAAGTTTTGGGGTGATGAAGAAAGCTTTTGGCCCCAGCCTGAGTGCTCCAATGCTGGCAAGACCCCATGGGGCACCCCGCGGCCTCGGTGCCAGGCAGGCGGCGACTGGGATTTATCAGCTGCCGCCCACGGGGGGGCCAGGGCGCGTGCGGCCCTCCGGGGTGAGATAACAGCCTATATTTAACAGCCAGTCCCAGCCAGGAGGGAGAAAGGCAGTGGCAGCAGGTTGAGATGACTAATGGGTTTGGGGGGGTGTCTTGTCCCTCGTTACGCACACGCAGTGGTCCCGCTCGCCCAGGGAGGGACGTGTTCCCCGCACGTACCCTCGGGTGCTGCCGCACGAAGCAGCAAGGCCGTGGGGCGAGCAGGCTGGGCGGCTTTGCCCTGACGGTGCCTTTAAGAGCAGATGGCTGGGGAAGAGCAATGTCCCCACGCCAGCTAAAAATAcccccccagctcagcccccaccaccaccctgggTGTCCCTCCCAAACCCTGGCCACTTCCCTCCCAGCGAGGGCAGCTGGATGGGACACCGCGTGCTCCAAGCGGGGCAAACCCAGGtaggagcagggcagctgcagggctcagccccgATGGAGGCTGAACACCACCTGGGGGGATGTGAGGGGGtgtgggtggggagggggccaTCCCCAGGGGCACCGAAGCCTTGCTGGCTGGGCTGGATGCTTGGGCTGAGCAGCACTGAGAAGGGGGTTTTGTCTCCATATGCCCCCCGGGCACCGTAGGGGTGCATCGCAGAGGGTCCCAAGGGGAATGCCCCAAGCTCTGAGCTGAAGCAAGGTGACCCCAGCCCCCAagccaacccccccccccccagctctccctATCCTCCCTGAAAAATAGGTGGCAGCCCCAGCCgggcagctcagccccatgACATGGGGTGGGGAAAACGCAGCCACCAGGGAGCTGTGAGCAGACTGGGGGGAGCACAGGGCTCCTGAAATCCCTTCTCCTGCCCAGCTGACGCCTGTAAATCACACGGGCGACGCGAAGAAGGCGCAGTTGTGCCAGGAAGGAGGCACTCGTCATCGCCTTCTCCTGGCAGGAACGCCCTCGCCACGCTCAGCCCGGGCTCATTCCTCCAGCTGGGacccgcggccgccccggcTGCCGAGCCCAGCACTATGGTGAGGAACGTGGATGACTTCGACTTCTGCCTGCCGTCGCATGCTCAGGGCAtgctggaggggctgcagcgGTTGCGCACCCACCCCAAGCTGTcggatgtgctgctgctggcaggggggAGGGAGTTCCCCTGCCACCGTGGCGTCCTGGCCCTCTGCAGCCACTACTTCCACGCCATGTTCTCTGGAGACTTTGCCGAGAGCATCGCGGCACGCGTGGAGCTGAAGGAGGTGGACCCGGATGCGCTGGAGACGCTGCTGGACTTTGCCTACACGGGGAAGGTCACCATCAACCAGGGCAATGTGGAGGGGCTGATGCGGACGTCCAGCCAGCTCCACTTCCCCGCCATCCAGAAGGCCTGCAGCCGCTACCTGCGGCAGCAGATGGACGCCACGAACTGCCTAGGTATCTGCGAGTTCGGAGAGAGCCACGGCTGCCCCGAGGTGTCCTCCAAGGCCTGGTCTTTCTTGCAGGAGAACTTTGAGGCCGTGTCTCAGCAGGAGGAGTTCCTCCAGCTCTCCAAGGAGAGGTTGGCCGTCTACCTCTCCAACGAGCAGCTGcaggtgcaggaggagcagagcgTGGCCGAAGCCGTGCTGCGCTGGGTGCGCCATGACCCGGGGCCCCGAGCCCAGTTCCTGCccgagctgctggagctggcccaCCTGGTCTCGCTGCCGGACCAGTACCTCCAGAACCTTCTCGCTGCCGAGCCCCTCGTCCGCGACTCAGCTGCCAGCAAGGCCCTTGTGGCCAGGTCCCGCGCCACT
This window harbors:
- the ESPNL gene encoding espin-like protein translates to MDVDTLVPTHDERGRTIPEWKRQVMVRRLRARLADEAEVCDQVQPGWGWDAAGPRQHRHLTGLLPQEPGAWRFSPSHEAVLGPFGELLTEGDLQQLEWAVESLRLRRRGEAYQGELQRLAQELRALLPSPLLSITVHSPPPAPGQPLPLWCGRLAGVVGSLATLLANAEGARATPVPTPLPAPLPGASRTPAGSLAQREIRQCGVSVRSLRGAFEHPGGNGGESEPGAVEAASDSGISCEEALSDGSGSPVPESSGLRKERIVLLFLSHWKRSAGSPNPWATACRALQAQRDAVGAPRAKEGLSRVSRLSRQRSAIQQLLGSWRDAAARPPPPPPPTGSPRTTLSPEQFVRQADGAPADYDSLTLDLFMLGYFRILEQDLAPEERRGRHLLCFEVFDHLGRHGWEAARAFHRAVTDEITAGRRSWKDSFEDIKARYFGTTKGSAWLPGMARGSPPQPGARRPATGRSSNEEICRCIDRSFAFWKEKEAEIFSFEE